Within Acidimicrobiia bacterium, the genomic segment CGAGGCGGAAAAGCGCATTTCTTTTCTAGCGCCAACACGTTGGGACCGACGTAGTAGACCATGTCTTGATCTTCGGGATCCTCGTCTTCCACCACCAATAGGTCGTACTGCCCTAAGACCCGCGTCGACATCCAGCCAAGTAGAAAACCTACTTCTAAAGCAGTGAAGCGTTTAGCTATCGGGGCCAGTGGACCACTTGCCAAACCAGGGTCAAGCTTGTCAGTTAGGGGCCGCAATAGCCGCTGGAACGAGCGAATGTTGGCATTCACCCAGTCGGGTCGATCTACCACTTGTGCCCGCGCTTCGCCGCTTAGCGCACGAAGGCCCGTAGTCTGCGCCACCAGCTCTTCCGCTTGAGCCGTGAACTCGCTGAAATCAGAGGGCAAGGACTGATAGTGGTACGAACGCGCGAAAGGGTCGTTGCCAGCTACCTTGTTGGCAACTTTGGCAGCCAGCGCCCAGTCGACCAGATTACTCACTGAATTATTTTGGGTAACGGGGGCGACTTACCTTGGTGAGGTAACCAGCAATGGTCGCGATGACCAAAAGGATTGCTGGAATAAAGATGGCCACACCGATCCAGTAATGCCACACGACTGCGAGACTCATAGTTCTAAGTGTATGGGCAAAGACGAGTCGAACTCATATTGCAGGGCCGAAAGAGCCTCACTGATTATCGACGGGCTCGATTCCAATAGAGCGCGCGATTCGGTCGCGAAGCGCTTCAGGGACCTCTTGATGACAGCATTTCGCCACCACTCGGCGCAGGTCAGCCTCAAAATCAAACCGGTCTAGGCATGGCCCACAGTCGTCGAGATGTTCGGTGATAGCAACTCGCTTTTCGGGCGTTAGTTCACCGTCTAGAAACGTATAAAGATGAGCAATCGAGTCGGTGCAGTTGGTCTCGGTCATCGTGGTACTCCTGAAGAACAGCTGGCATCGTCACCAGTTGTGGAAGCATCAGCCGCGGATTCTTCGGTCGGGGCTTCGGTAAGTCCTCGGGCCAATGCAAAATCGTACAACCGCTTCTGCAGCCCTTTTCTTCCCCGGTGCAGGCGACTCATCACCGTGCCAGTGGGAATATCAAGCATTTCAGCGATCTCTTTGTACGAAAAACCTTCGACATCGGCGAGCAGGACCGGGATACGAAAATTCTCGGGCAACGCCTCAAGTGCCTCACGAACTTCCGATTCCGTGACGAGGTCCATGAGCTCATCTTCGGCGCTTCGACCGTGCCGGGCGGCTTCAAGCCCGCCGATGAGCTGATACAGCATGTAGTCTTCACCTTCATCAAGGGTTTGTTCATCGGGCCGATTCGAACGAGCGCGATAAATATTGATGTAGGTGTTGGTAAGAATGCGGTAGAGCCAAGCACGTAGGTTGGTGCCCTCTTCGAAACCACCAAAACCCCGGTAGGCCTTCAGATAGGTTTCTTGCACCAAATCTTCGGCGTCAGAGGGGTTGCGAGTCATCCGCAAGGCAGCGCTATATAGCGCCCCCATGTACTCCATAGCTTGCGCCGCGAAGGTTGCTTGGTCTGCCACGTGGCCAGCCTAGCGAATTGGCTCTTCGGTGCCCGTTCTACAACCGACAATTAGAGCGTCGAGTTTGGCTGCGTAGTCTTGTTTTCAGCAGCTTCACCATATGTAAACGAGCCAGTGGTGACTCGAATAATAGGTCGGTGGGGTCCACGGTGTTGTTGATCAGGGCGAAACCGGTAGAAGTTCACTGTCATCGGAAGCGAAGACCCAACTGATTACATCTGCGTCGAGATATTGAAAACTCTGCGGGGCCCGCCGCACGCCAGGAATCTCGTCGAGTGAAATTGCTGGATCAAGTCGACGCACGTCACCCACCTTGATGGCGAATGCTGTTGCTGCCCCTGCAAAATAATCTTGAAACTCCTTACGGCTAATTCCCGTGACGGCTCCGTGGCTATCCCAGAGCTTTGTTTTACTGTTCGCCTCAATACCTTCGATTTGAAACCAGCCGACAACGGCCTTTATCGGAGTAGTGGCATAAATCAGAACGTGCGTCACGTCGCTTGCAAGAGTTCGCCGGCGGAGTTCGACGAGCTTCTTGCCCTTCAAGATCGCTTCGGCGTGACGAGGGTGGATTGAAAGTAAGGCTACACGTCCAGGCGCTCGGTTAGCCATTGCAGTCCTTCCGGGTTGATGCCGATAGTCGTCTGTGGGGCACTGTTAATCAGCTTAGCTGCGATCAGCTCGGCCAGAGGGATAGGCGGATCGACAAAACGGTCCTGTCTGAAGAGGAACACCAGGACCGGACCATGACGGACCATGGCATCTACTTCCTCGGACGAATAGACGGTGCGACTTCCAACAAACTTGATGTAACGTCGCTCACCTTCGTAGTCATCGTGATGCTGAAACCCAAACAACTCAAGTAGAGCTATCAGCTCTTCTTGCTTTGGAAAGACTGTGAGCCAAAGGACGTCAAACTTTCGAGCTGTTGACACAAATAGAATTTTTAGGAGTAACTCTCCGTACCGG encodes:
- a CDS encoding ASCH domain protein, which produces MANRAPGRVALLSIHPRHAEAILKGKKLVELRRRTLASDVTHVLIYATTPIKAVVGWFQIEGIEANSKTKLWDSHGAVTGISRKEFQDYFAGAATAFAIKVGDVRRLDPAISLDEIPGVRRAPQSFQYLDADVISWVFASDDSELLPVSP
- the rsrA gene encoding mycothiol system anti-sigma-R factor, with translation MTETNCTDSIAHLYTFLDGELTPEKRVAITEHLDDCGPCLDRFDFEADLRRVVAKCCHQEVPEALRDRIARSIGIEPVDNQ
- a CDS encoding sigma-70 family RNA polymerase sigma factor, whose protein sequence is MADQATFAAQAMEYMGALYSAALRMTRNPSDAEDLVQETYLKAYRGFGGFEEGTNLRAWLYRILTNTYINIYRARSNRPDEQTLDEGEDYMLYQLIGGLEAARHGRSAEDELMDLVTESEVREALEALPENFRIPVLLADVEGFSYKEIAEMLDIPTGTVMSRLHRGRKGLQKRLYDFALARGLTEAPTEESAADASTTGDDASCSSGVPR